From Chryseobacterium gallinarum, one genomic window encodes:
- the pth gene encoding aminoacyl-tRNA hydrolase codes for MKYLIVGLGNKGSEYENTRHNIGFKVAEKIADALGTSFNTANFGWMAEGKYKGRKVFVLKPDTYMNLSGNAVKYWMQKENIPLENVLIVTDDLALPFGTLRMKGKGSDAGHNGLKSINEMLQTQNYARLRFGISADFAAGRQVDYVLGTWNEEEAEKLPERIETFSKASLSFVFAGINNTMSAFNGK; via the coding sequence ATGAAATATTTAATCGTTGGGCTGGGTAACAAAGGCTCTGAATATGAAAATACACGACATAATATAGGATTTAAAGTAGCCGAAAAAATAGCTGATGCTCTCGGCACCTCATTCAATACAGCTAATTTTGGCTGGATGGCTGAAGGAAAATATAAAGGAAGAAAAGTTTTTGTTCTTAAACCGGATACCTATATGAACCTTTCCGGAAATGCCGTGAAATACTGGATGCAAAAAGAGAATATTCCTTTAGAAAATGTATTGATTGTAACGGATGATCTGGCTCTTCCTTTTGGAACTTTAAGAATGAAAGGAAAAGGATCTGATGCAGGTCATAATGGTCTTAAAAGCATTAATGAAATGCTGCAGACTCAAAATTATGCTAGACTACGTTTCGGAATTTCCGCAGATTTTGCAGCAGGCCGACAGGTAGATTATGTCCTTGGCACATGGAATGAAGAAGAAGCTGAGAAACTTCCGGAAAGAATTGAAACTTTCTCTAAGGCAAGTCTTTCTTTTGTTTTTGCAGGGATCAATAATACGATGTCTGCATTTAATGGTAAGTAA
- a CDS encoding carbonic anhydrase — translation MKAHTYETQSTITPEKALEFLKEGNQRFVNNLKANRDLLEQVNATREGQWPFAVVLSCIDSRTSAELIFDQGLGDIFSIRIAGNFVNQDILGSMEFGCNVAGSKLIVVLGHTKCGALKGGLDAAQIEGLGMDNLNHLINHFSPIIDQVIEENEERSSKNSSLLERLNQQNVRNAIEEIRKQSSTLKKLEEEGKIKIVGANYDVETGAVTWL, via the coding sequence ATGAAAGCACATACATACGAAACACAGTCGACAATTACTCCTGAAAAAGCATTAGAGTTTCTAAAAGAAGGAAACCAAAGGTTCGTCAATAATCTTAAAGCAAACAGGGATCTTCTGGAACAGGTAAATGCTACCCGTGAAGGGCAATGGCCATTTGCTGTGGTTTTAAGCTGTATAGATAGCCGTACTTCTGCAGAGCTGATCTTTGATCAGGGATTGGGAGATATTTTCAGTATCAGAATTGCCGGTAATTTTGTGAACCAGGATATCCTGGGCTCAATGGAATTCGGATGTAACGTTGCCGGTTCCAAATTGATTGTCGTTTTAGGCCATACTAAGTGCGGAGCTTTAAAAGGAGGTCTTGACGCTGCTCAGATTGAAGGTTTGGGAATGGATAATCTTAATCACCTCATCAATCATTTCAGCCCAATCATTGACCAGGTGATCGAAGAAAATGAAGAACGTTCATCAAAAAACAGCTCGCTATTAGAAAGACTTAACCAGCAGAACGTAAGGAATGCCATTGAAGAAATCCGCAAACAAAGTTCAACACTTAAAAAACTTGAAGAAGAAGGTAAAATCAAAATCGTGGGAGCGAATTATGATGTTGAAACAGGTGCTGTAACCTGGTTATAG
- a CDS encoding SulP family inorganic anion transporter: MKKTSLLGGIKENFPSGLVVFLVALPLCLGIALASGAPPLSGIIAGIVGGLVVGAISNSNISVSGPAAGLTAIVLTAITDLGAFELFLCAGIIAGLIQLILGFVRAGSISNYFPNNVIEGMLAAIGIIIILKQIPHALGFDKDYEGHESIFDNGLNFNYFTELFGAIHPGAILITLVSVAILIAWDKIPALKRLKMLPGALVAVTAGILINELFKLSGSSLAISKEHLVSLPVPASLDDFKNLITMPDFAGFTNPKVWIVGATIAIVASIETLLCIEASDRLDRQRRITDTNLELKAQGIGNLISSFIGGLPMTSVVVRSSANANAGATSKVSAMIHGVLLLVCVLTIPFILNLIPLATLAAVLILVGYKLAKPATFKHFWHLGKFQFVPFIATVVAVVATDLLKGVGIGLAISIFYILQGNMKRAYYLSREKLDNADGIKIKLAEEVSFLNKAAIKKTLKNIKPNSTVTIDAKETSYIATDVLEMIQDFANIRAKEEDINVELLGFKTSYRDYERSEDSHILITHKRAM, encoded by the coding sequence ATGAAAAAAACATCATTATTAGGAGGAATCAAAGAGAATTTCCCTTCCGGGCTCGTTGTATTCTTAGTAGCACTGCCTTTGTGCTTAGGAATCGCTTTAGCTTCCGGCGCTCCTCCGTTATCCGGAATTATTGCGGGTATTGTAGGAGGTCTGGTTGTAGGAGCGATCAGCAATTCAAATATTTCAGTTTCAGGTCCTGCCGCTGGTTTAACAGCAATTGTATTAACGGCAATAACAGACCTTGGTGCCTTTGAACTTTTCCTTTGTGCCGGGATTATTGCAGGACTTATCCAGCTGATTTTGGGATTTGTAAGAGCTGGAAGTATTTCCAATTATTTTCCCAACAACGTTATTGAAGGAATGCTTGCCGCCATCGGGATCATCATTATTTTAAAACAGATCCCTCATGCATTAGGTTTTGATAAAGATTATGAAGGGCATGAATCAATATTCGATAACGGTCTCAACTTCAATTATTTTACGGAACTTTTTGGAGCCATTCATCCTGGGGCGATCCTTATTACCCTGGTATCCGTAGCAATTCTTATTGCATGGGATAAAATACCGGCTTTAAAAAGACTGAAAATGTTGCCGGGAGCATTGGTGGCTGTAACAGCCGGAATATTAATCAATGAATTATTCAAACTTTCCGGAAGTTCTTTAGCCATTTCAAAGGAACATTTAGTATCCTTACCGGTTCCAGCATCCCTGGATGACTTCAAAAACCTGATCACTATGCCTGATTTTGCTGGTTTCACCAATCCTAAAGTATGGATTGTGGGAGCAACTATTGCCATCGTAGCTTCCATTGAGACTTTACTTTGTATTGAAGCATCAGACAGGTTAGACAGGCAAAGAAGAATTACAGATACCAACCTTGAACTTAAAGCTCAGGGGATAGGGAACCTTATCAGCTCATTCATCGGAGGGCTTCCTATGACTTCTGTAGTAGTAAGAAGTTCGGCAAATGCCAATGCAGGAGCAACTTCCAAAGTCTCTGCCATGATTCATGGGGTATTGCTGCTTGTATGCGTTCTTACCATTCCTTTCATTCTTAACCTTATACCGCTTGCAACACTGGCTGCTGTATTGATTCTGGTAGGATATAAATTGGCTAAACCTGCTACTTTCAAGCATTTCTGGCATCTTGGAAAATTCCAGTTTGTTCCATTTATCGCAACTGTGGTAGCTGTAGTAGCAACTGATTTGTTAAAAGGTGTCGGAATTGGTCTTGCCATCTCTATTTTCTACATTCTTCAGGGAAATATGAAAAGAGCTTATTATTTAAGCAGAGAAAAACTGGACAATGCAGACGGAATCAAAATCAAGCTGGCGGAAGAAGTTTCATTCTTAAACAAAGCCGCCATTAAAAAAACCCTTAAAAACATTAAACCCAACTCTACAGTAACTATTGATGCAAAAGAAACCTCTTATATTGCAACAGATGTTCTGGAAATGATCCAGGATTTTGCCAATATCCGGGCCAAGGAAGAAGACATCAATGTAGAGCTTTTAGGTTTTAAAACATCATACAGGGATTATGAAAGAAGTGAGGATTCTCATATTCTGATTACCCATAAAAGAGCGATGTAA
- a CDS encoding carbonic anhydrase, with translation MSQSYEVIFENNKKWVESKMAEDPNFFKELAKTQHPDYLYIGCSDSRATAEELMGAKPGEVFVHRNIANVVNTLDMSSTAVIQYAVEHLKVKHIIVCGHYNCGGVKAAMTPQDLGLLNPWLRNIRDVYRLHQAELDSIEDEDKRYDRLVELNVQEQCINVIKMACVQERYILEEHPIVHGWVFDLRTGKIIDLEIDFEKILKDIQKIYNLTGSDWIMSRKTK, from the coding sequence ATGTCACAATCGTACGAAGTTATTTTTGAGAACAATAAAAAATGGGTAGAATCTAAGATGGCAGAAGATCCCAACTTCTTTAAAGAATTGGCTAAAACTCAGCATCCGGATTATCTTTATATAGGATGTTCAGACAGTAGAGCTACAGCAGAGGAATTGATGGGGGCAAAACCAGGAGAGGTTTTTGTTCACAGAAACATTGCAAATGTTGTAAATACTTTAGACATGAGCTCCACAGCAGTTATTCAATATGCTGTAGAACATCTGAAAGTAAAACACATTATCGTATGTGGCCATTACAACTGCGGTGGTGTAAAAGCAGCGATGACTCCCCAGGATTTAGGATTACTGAATCCATGGCTGAGAAATATCCGTGATGTTTACAGATTGCACCAGGCTGAGCTGGATTCTATCGAAGATGAAGATAAGCGTTATGATAGATTGGTTGAGCTTAATGTTCAGGAACAATGTATCAATGTTATCAAAATGGCCTGCGTACAGGAAAGGTATATCTTAGAAGAACATCCTATTGTACATGGCTGGGTATTTGACCTTAGGACAGGTAAGATCATCGATTTGGAAATTGATTTTGAGAAAATCTTAAAAGATATTCAGAAAATCTACAACCTTACCGGTTCTGATTGGATCATGAGCAGAAAAACCAAGTAG
- a CDS encoding serine O-acetyltransferase, with product MSDYTAIQKDFYRESGRWLSTFQIWAKCINPNLHYVYILRKAQKYRKKSIAGLFWRLLLRHYQIKYGFQIYPETEIGEGFYLGHWGALVINPKTRIGKNCNIAQGVTIGQQNRGKNEGFPVIGDEVWIGPNAVIVGSIHIGNNVLIAPNAFVNFDVPSDSMVMGNPGKIYPSLDATKAYINNKV from the coding sequence ATGTCAGATTACACAGCAATACAGAAAGATTTTTACAGAGAAAGTGGCCGGTGGCTTTCCACTTTTCAAATTTGGGCCAAATGTATTAATCCTAACCTACACTATGTTTATATTCTTAGAAAAGCCCAGAAATACAGAAAAAAATCTATTGCCGGTTTATTCTGGAGGCTTCTGTTAAGACATTACCAGATCAAATATGGTTTCCAGATTTACCCTGAAACCGAGATTGGGGAAGGTTTTTATCTGGGCCATTGGGGAGCACTGGTAATCAATCCTAAAACCAGGATCGGGAAAAATTGTAATATCGCTCAGGGTGTTACCATAGGACAGCAAAACAGAGGAAAAAATGAAGGATTTCCTGTGATTGGTGATGAAGTATGGATAGGCCCTAATGCAGTTATAGTAGGCAGCATCCATATCGGGAACAATGTATTGATCGCTCCCAATGCGTTTGTCAATTTTGATGTTCCGTCCGATTCTATGGTTATGGGGAATCCGGGAAAAATCTACCCTTCATTAGATGCTACGAAAGCATATATCAACAACAAGGTATGA
- a CDS encoding glycosyltransferase: MSEKKKILIRIGSLRHGGAEKVLINFLKNLPEDKYEVDLLINLYTGMYIKEVPSWVKLHYLLKGEMITTNKPHEIPVKAFRVLYQKMFIWFPSLLYTFILKNKKYDVEIAAIHGMYKELLSSPQKHSKKIIWIQNDIFNLKEYTPDIIRQFFRFDRILVISNKLKEEMQKLAQNEREKQSVIKIYNPIDKEDTLQKADIKINDFPFSKDLPTFVTVGTVYPQKGYDRLLNVHKKLMDEGLKHQIIIIGDGFDFENIQSQLHQLGLQETVKMLGFRSNPYPYVKQSDFYIMSSRHEGFPTIIAEALILNKPVISTDVSGIRDLLQEGKLGIINANSEEGIYEGMKKILTQKELAGHYEKEIANTDLPFVLQKSVAHLQEIIDKV, encoded by the coding sequence ATGTCTGAAAAAAAGAAAATCCTTATTAGAATAGGTTCCCTGCGCCATGGTGGAGCAGAAAAAGTATTGATTAACTTCCTCAAAAATCTTCCGGAAGACAAATACGAAGTGGACCTGCTGATCAATCTGTATACCGGCATGTATATTAAAGAAGTGCCATCATGGGTCAAATTGCATTATCTGCTGAAAGGAGAAATGATCACCACCAACAAGCCCCATGAAATTCCTGTAAAAGCCTTCAGGGTACTTTATCAGAAAATGTTCATCTGGTTCCCTTCCCTGTTATATACATTTATTTTAAAAAATAAGAAATATGATGTAGAAATAGCAGCCATCCACGGAATGTACAAAGAGCTGTTATCCAGCCCACAGAAGCATTCAAAAAAAATAATCTGGATACAAAATGACATCTTCAATTTAAAAGAATATACTCCGGATATTATCAGGCAATTTTTCAGATTCGACAGAATACTGGTTATTTCAAACAAGCTGAAAGAAGAAATGCAAAAGCTTGCCCAAAATGAAAGGGAAAAACAGTCTGTCATTAAAATATACAACCCTATTGACAAAGAGGATACTTTACAAAAAGCGGATATAAAGATTAATGATTTTCCTTTTTCAAAAGATCTTCCAACCTTTGTTACGGTAGGAACCGTTTATCCGCAAAAAGGCTATGACAGGCTCCTGAATGTTCATAAAAAACTAATGGATGAAGGGCTGAAACATCAGATTATCATCATTGGGGATGGCTTTGACTTTGAAAACATTCAATCCCAGCTTCATCAGCTGGGGCTTCAGGAGACCGTAAAAATGCTGGGATTCAGAAGCAATCCTTATCCTTATGTAAAACAGTCGGATTTCTATATTATGTCTTCAAGACATGAAGGTTTTCCTACCATTATTGCCGAAGCCCTTATTCTGAACAAACCGGTAATCTCTACTGATGTTTCAGGAATCAGGGACCTGCTTCAGGAAGGAAAACTTGGAATTATCAACGCTAATTCAGAAGAAGGGATCTATGAAGGAATGAAAAAAATCCTTACCCAAAAAGAACTTGCCGGGCATTATGAAAAAGAAATAGCCAATACCGACCTGCCTTTTGTCCTGCAAAAGTCTGTAGCTCATCTTCAGGAAATTATTGATAAAGTATAA
- a CDS encoding acyltransferase → MIFIYRLILKIHTTYQYLIQRIYLKICIAKGLKVGKNVRFVEVPEFGTEPFLIEIGDETTFSNNVRFINHDGGYNALHFFEKYKDVRAFGRIKIGKQCLIGADTIIMLGVEMGNNCVLGAGSILTTSMPDGTVYAGVPAKYICTIEEYGDKALKNNVMYPRELELDRPKLEAYIKEHLPHTYKPIKK, encoded by the coding sequence ATGATATTCATATATCGTCTTATATTAAAAATTCATACCACTTATCAATATCTTATCCAGAGAATTTATCTCAAAATTTGTATTGCTAAAGGACTAAAGGTAGGAAAAAATGTTCGTTTTGTAGAAGTTCCGGAATTTGGAACTGAGCCTTTTTTAATTGAAATAGGCGATGAAACCACATTTTCCAACAATGTAAGATTCATCAATCATGATGGCGGATATAATGCTTTACACTTTTTTGAAAAGTACAAAGATGTGAGAGCATTCGGAAGAATAAAAATCGGCAAACAATGTTTAATCGGGGCCGACACGATTATCATGCTGGGGGTAGAGATGGGAAACAATTGCGTTTTGGGAGCAGGATCTATACTTACGACTTCTATGCCGGACGGAACAGTCTATGCAGGAGTTCCTGCAAAATATATCTGCACCATCGAGGAATATGGAGATAAAGCGTTAAAAAATAACGTGATGTACCCCAGAGAACTGGAACTGGACAGACCCAAATTAGAAGCTTATATAAAAGAACACCTCCCTCATACCTATAAACCTATAAAAAAATAA
- a CDS encoding 3-oxoacyl-ACP synthase III family protein: MIKISKIEYYLPEQVLTNKDLEREFPEWSSERIKEKVGIAQRHVSSENETVLDLAIQSTEKIFKDYDRNAIDFILFCTQSPDYFLPTTACILQDKLGLRKNIGAMDFNLGCSGFVYGLAFAKGLIAAGIAKNILLVTSETYTKHIHPKDKGNRCIFGDASASVIIEKNEDVSDYQFCLGTDGSGAENLIVKKGAFRRDSEFNPNHEFDPENLYMNGPEIFNFTIENIPGLVKETMELNQLTMEDIDYFVFHQANSFMLNYLRRKIKIPAEKFYIDMENTGNTVSATIPIALKNMMDKKLLKKGDKILIAGFGVGYSWGATLLEF, translated from the coding sequence ATGATAAAAATTTCTAAAATAGAATATTATTTGCCCGAACAAGTTCTTACCAATAAGGATTTGGAAAGAGAATTTCCTGAATGGAGTTCTGAAAGAATCAAGGAAAAAGTAGGAATTGCACAGCGTCATGTTTCTTCGGAAAATGAGACGGTATTGGATCTTGCCATACAATCTACAGAAAAGATTTTTAAGGATTACGACAGGAATGCTATTGATTTTATCCTCTTCTGTACTCAAAGTCCGGATTATTTTTTGCCGACTACCGCTTGTATTTTACAGGATAAACTGGGTTTAAGGAAGAATATCGGGGCTATGGATTTTAATCTGGGTTGTTCCGGGTTTGTTTATGGTCTTGCTTTTGCTAAGGGTTTAATTGCCGCGGGAATAGCCAAAAATATATTATTGGTCACCTCAGAGACCTATACCAAGCATATTCATCCCAAAGATAAAGGAAACCGTTGTATATTTGGGGATGCTTCTGCATCTGTCATTATTGAGAAAAATGAGGATGTTTCAGATTATCAGTTTTGCCTGGGTACCGATGGAAGTGGGGCTGAAAACCTTATTGTGAAAAAAGGGGCATTCCGGAGAGATTCTGAATTTAATCCGAATCACGAATTTGATCCGGAAAACCTCTATATGAATGGCCCGGAAATTTTTAATTTTACGATAGAAAATATCCCGGGACTGGTGAAAGAAACGATGGAACTTAATCAACTGACGATGGAGGATATTGATTATTTTGTCTTTCATCAGGCTAATTCATTTATGCTGAATTATCTGAGAAGAAAAATAAAAATACCTGCAGAGAAATTCTATATTGATATGGAAAACACAGGAAATACAGTTTCTGCAACAATTCCGATTGCATTGAAAAATATGATGGATAAAAAACTGTTGAAAAAAGGAGATAAAATTCTGATAGCTGGTTTTGGGGTGGGATATTCCTGGGGAGCTACGCTGCTGGAATTTTAA
- a CDS encoding phosphopantetheine-binding protein: MKTSIFLEKLQEELGESQTLHLETRLKELENYDSISFLSIIAFVDENFNRQIDTDQFKDMETISDLVTIIGKENFEDE; the protein is encoded by the coding sequence ATGAAGACTTCCATTTTTTTAGAAAAATTACAAGAAGAATTAGGAGAAAGCCAGACACTTCATCTGGAAACCAGGCTGAAGGAACTGGAAAATTATGACTCAATCAGTTTCCTGTCGATTATTGCTTTCGTGGATGAAAATTTTAACCGGCAAATTGATACTGACCAATTCAAGGATATGGAAACTATCTCCGATTTGGTTACTATTATTGGTAAAGAAAACTTTGAAGATGAATAA
- a CDS encoding glycosyltransferase, with the protein MSENKKIKVLFRHRSMEMGGVEKVILSMLNNLNPDKFEITIFLNMNQGELRNEIPAHVKKVYLTQGKENFSQNPLIHKLQLIRRRLKLSRALKNAKISDRILGNKKFDVEIAPSYSTFSSVNNSSNKASKKIGWFHSEINLPALQPLVPEIIENFPKFDHMIYCSQRIKEMMHRYYPDLQYPAESVVINAIPLEEIKRKAEEKIESLPEGPVFVSVGRLHHRKGYHKLIDAHKKLIDEGFHHTVLVLGSGEEMKNLTEQIKANNVQETFILCGNKMNPYPYIKNADYFILPSESEAWPLVIAEALILQKPIIATDTGDVGIMIRDRETGYLINYDTNEMYEAMKIFLSDPELIARIRKNLETIEDQFDNQKIFNAVEQIIEELYHQK; encoded by the coding sequence ATGTCAGAAAATAAGAAAATAAAAGTTCTTTTCAGACACCGGTCTATGGAGATGGGTGGTGTGGAAAAAGTTATACTCAGTATGCTCAATAATCTTAATCCTGACAAATTTGAGATCACAATATTCCTCAATATGAACCAGGGAGAGCTTCGTAACGAAATTCCTGCACATGTAAAAAAAGTATACCTTACACAAGGAAAAGAAAATTTTTCTCAAAATCCTCTGATTCATAAACTGCAGCTTATCCGCAGAAGGCTAAAACTTTCAAGAGCCTTAAAAAATGCTAAAATATCTGACCGCATCTTAGGAAATAAAAAGTTTGATGTGGAAATTGCACCCTCCTATTCCACCTTCTCTTCGGTTAATAATTCCAGCAATAAAGCTTCCAAAAAAATAGGATGGTTTCATTCAGAGATCAATTTACCTGCCCTGCAGCCATTGGTTCCTGAGATTATTGAAAATTTTCCGAAGTTCGACCATATGATCTACTGCTCCCAAAGGATTAAGGAAATGATGCACCGCTATTATCCGGATTTACAGTATCCAGCAGAAAGTGTCGTGATTAATGCCATTCCTTTGGAAGAAATCAAAAGAAAAGCTGAGGAAAAAATAGAGTCTCTTCCTGAGGGGCCTGTTTTTGTATCTGTAGGAAGGCTTCACCATAGAAAAGGATACCATAAGCTCATTGATGCCCATAAAAAACTTATTGATGAAGGATTTCACCACACTGTTTTAGTACTTGGAAGCGGTGAGGAAATGAAAAATCTGACGGAACAGATTAAGGCTAATAATGTTCAGGAAACATTTATACTATGTGGCAATAAAATGAATCCTTACCCTTATATCAAGAATGCGGATTATTTCATTCTTCCTTCTGAGTCTGAAGCCTGGCCATTAGTCATTGCTGAAGCGCTGATTCTTCAGAAGCCTATCATCGCTACAGATACCGGTGATGTTGGTATTATGATCAGGGACCGTGAAACAGGCTACCTGATTAACTATGACACTAATGAAATGTATGAAGCTATGAAAATTTTTCTTTCTGATCCTGAACTTATTGCCAGAATCAGAAAGAACCTTGAAACCATAGAAGATCAATTTGACAATCAGAAGATTTTCAATGCTGTGGAACAGATTATAGAAGAACTTTATCATCAAAAATAA
- a CDS encoding glycosyltransferase family 2 protein has product MKFSILIAHYNNAALFKECYDSILNQTYPDWEAIILDDGSSENQKEQIQKIIAGNEKFQFFENKKNSGVGVTKSKLIELASGEICGFVDPDDAILPTALESAINVFKRKKKVVLTYSRFMACDKDLNPVAPFKSAMQVKNGDPYFFNYPIQIGHFTTFRKNVYETTEKMNPELRIAEDQDLYLKMYEKGDVYFINETNYLYRAHAGGISQNSNKTKSYDYFARVIFDTMKRRNLKSINGKKIPEKYNDHKEIFTLLDYKNGILYRIKKKISITLQKLFR; this is encoded by the coding sequence ATGAAGTTTTCCATACTTATAGCTCACTACAATAATGCTGCATTGTTCAAGGAATGCTATGACTCCATACTCAACCAGACCTATCCTGATTGGGAAGCCATTATTCTGGACGACGGTTCTTCAGAAAACCAAAAAGAACAGATACAGAAGATTATTGCAGGAAATGAAAAGTTTCAGTTTTTTGAAAATAAAAAAAACTCCGGTGTAGGCGTTACAAAAAGTAAACTTATTGAGCTGGCTTCAGGAGAAATCTGTGGCTTTGTAGACCCGGATGATGCTATCCTTCCCACTGCCCTTGAATCCGCCATCAATGTTTTTAAACGTAAGAAGAAGGTAGTGCTTACTTACTCGCGATTCATGGCATGTGACAAAGACCTTAATCCTGTTGCCCCATTCAAATCGGCAATGCAGGTAAAAAACGGAGATCCTTATTTTTTCAATTATCCTATCCAGATTGGTCACTTTACCACATTCAGAAAGAATGTTTATGAAACAACCGAAAAAATGAATCCGGAATTGAGGATTGCAGAAGATCAGGATCTGTATTTAAAGATGTATGAAAAGGGAGATGTCTATTTCATCAACGAAACCAATTACCTTTACAGGGCACATGCCGGAGGAATCTCTCAAAACAGCAATAAAACAAAATCTTACGATTATTTTGCCCGGGTTATTTTTGATACCATGAAGAGAAGAAACCTCAAAAGCATCAATGGAAAAAAAATCCCGGAAAAATATAATGACCATAAGGAGATTTTTACCCTTCTGGATTATAAAAACGGCATTTTATACAGGATCAAGAAAAAAATCTCTATTACTTTACAAAAACTTTTCAGATAA
- a CDS encoding class I SAM-dependent methyltransferase, producing MSEITRVLKTFIGYLKRPDLYPELGRKIIKNTVNRGNAFKGKEKTNSWAAERAVSQEEAISTLFGFEINRFRDEFRNVLTDAAQREKECPVKMGGPGALELIYYACEFASAQKVVETGVAYGWSSLASLLSLAKRNGTLYSSDMPYLAQDGDQYVGYVVPENLRSHWKLFRFADKESLPKIFSENPVFDVLHYDSDKSYNGRVWAYNELYKHLKKGGVFISDDIGDNSAYQDFCEKNNIETTVVEYEGKYIGVFIK from the coding sequence GTGAGTGAAATAACAAGAGTTCTCAAAACTTTTATAGGATATCTGAAAAGGCCTGATCTTTATCCGGAACTGGGCCGGAAAATTATTAAAAATACAGTTAATAGAGGCAATGCGTTTAAAGGGAAGGAAAAGACAAACTCCTGGGCTGCTGAAAGGGCTGTATCACAGGAAGAAGCTATTTCCACACTTTTTGGGTTTGAGATAAATCGTTTTCGTGACGAGTTTCGTAATGTTTTGACAGATGCTGCTCAAAGGGAAAAGGAATGTCCTGTAAAAATGGGAGGCCCTGGTGCTCTGGAGCTGATTTATTATGCTTGTGAGTTTGCCAGTGCCCAAAAAGTTGTAGAAACAGGAGTAGCCTACGGATGGTCTTCTTTAGCGAGTCTTTTATCCCTGGCTAAAAGAAATGGAACGCTGTACAGTTCAGATATGCCATATCTTGCCCAGGATGGTGACCAGTATGTAGGATATGTAGTTCCTGAAAATCTCAGAAGCCACTGGAAGTTATTCCGTTTTGCGGACAAGGAATCATTGCCTAAAATATTTTCTGAAAATCCGGTATTCGATGTTCTTCATTATGATTCTGATAAAAGCTATAATGGAAGGGTGTGGGCTTATAATGAGCTTTACAAACACCTGAAAAAAGGAGGAGTGTTCATTAGTGATGATATCGGAGATAATTCTGCTTATCAGGATTTTTGTGAAAAGAATAATATAGAGACCACCGTAGTAGAATACGAAGGAAAATACATCGGCGTTTTTATTAAATAA